From Chelatococcus sp. YT9, a single genomic window includes:
- a CDS encoding phage tail terminator-like protein gives MPSRSVANAVEARLTALWTRCPVFDINDEAIGPEDGSSYLEVQYPVANREQITIGAPGGNVFREEGAIRFVLRIERGQGRDTALAWADELALMFQAKQFDGVTTWAPSPPTLDGRNYAGNYFTVTFAVPYFADTLG, from the coding sequence ATGCCGAGCAGATCAGTAGCCAACGCTGTGGAGGCGCGGCTTACCGCCCTTTGGACGCGTTGCCCCGTGTTCGACATCAACGACGAGGCCATCGGCCCGGAAGACGGCTCGTCTTATCTGGAAGTCCAGTACCCCGTCGCGAACCGGGAACAGATCACCATCGGCGCGCCGGGCGGCAACGTCTTTCGCGAGGAAGGCGCAATCCGCTTTGTTCTGCGCATCGAGCGCGGTCAAGGGCGGGATACAGCACTCGCTTGGGCCGATGAACTGGCGCTGATGTTTCAGGCGAAGCAGTTCGACGGCGTCACCACTTGGGCGCCCTCTCCTCCGACGCTCGATGGTCGCAACTATGCCGGCAACTACTTCACGGTGACTTTCGCCGTTCCTTACTTCGCCGATACGCTCGGCTGA
- a CDS encoding phage tail tube protein → MADLQSTNRVKLAKVREITAGVTPPNPAFKEILQTSSGLNAAPQTVTSNIIRSDRQVADLILVGLQIAGDVGGELAFGAADDDFEEALQGTWASKPAIVVATVDTEISDVTATTVTVASGGAAFKAGHLVAMSGLPTPANNKLARVTSSTATTIVFPAATFAIEADPIPVGAAARVVGFEAASADVAAVTAGGNGLTATALDFTTLGLNVGEWVKIGGTAAGTQFATGANNGWARVSAIAAGKLSFDQVPAGWNADTGTGKTIQIFTGDFLKNGTTKRSSTFERQYLDHSPVSYEYFRGLEVNTLSINAPAQQIATYTKGYIGREAEIVSSRASGATDVPSTAGDVLNTSSNVGRIGIGGVEVTGPNFVMSATIEINNNLRAQNAIGSIGAVGIGNGECSVTGTQELYFGDKSIYEAVLGNTPSNFSILFGREDGTRSSILIDLPYTKYSSGAPGVSGKNADVMLSANFQAIRHPTLGYTMAVQRFHYLPA, encoded by the coding sequence ATGGCCGATCTGCAGTCAACTAACCGCGTTAAGCTCGCCAAGGTCCGTGAAATCACCGCGGGCGTCACTCCTCCGAACCCGGCGTTCAAGGAGATCCTGCAAACGTCGAGCGGCCTCAACGCCGCGCCTCAGACTGTCACTTCGAACATCATCCGTTCCGATCGCCAGGTGGCTGATCTCATCCTCGTTGGCCTTCAGATCGCTGGCGATGTGGGCGGTGAACTCGCGTTCGGAGCAGCGGACGATGATTTCGAGGAAGCGCTTCAGGGCACGTGGGCCAGTAAGCCGGCGATCGTCGTGGCGACCGTTGACACCGAGATCTCGGATGTCACAGCGACCACCGTCACCGTCGCCTCGGGTGGCGCGGCCTTCAAGGCTGGCCATCTCGTCGCAATGAGCGGCCTTCCCACGCCAGCCAACAACAAGCTGGCCCGGGTCACCTCGTCCACTGCGACGACCATCGTGTTCCCGGCTGCCACCTTCGCGATCGAAGCTGACCCCATCCCGGTCGGGGCAGCGGCTCGCGTCGTGGGGTTTGAGGCTGCATCGGCTGACGTGGCGGCCGTGACAGCAGGCGGCAACGGCCTGACCGCGACGGCCCTCGATTTCACCACGCTTGGGCTCAACGTCGGGGAATGGGTGAAGATCGGTGGCACCGCGGCAGGCACCCAGTTCGCGACCGGCGCGAATAACGGCTGGGCTCGCGTCTCGGCCATCGCAGCGGGCAAGCTCTCCTTCGATCAGGTGCCGGCCGGCTGGAATGCCGACACGGGCACGGGCAAGACGATCCAGATCTTCACGGGCGACTTCCTGAAGAACGGGACGACCAAGCGCTCGTCCACCTTTGAGCGCCAATACCTCGATCACTCCCCGGTCAGCTACGAGTATTTCCGCGGCCTGGAGGTGAACACCCTCAGCATCAACGCCCCGGCGCAGCAGATCGCCACGTACACCAAGGGCTACATCGGACGCGAAGCCGAGATCGTTTCATCTCGCGCATCCGGCGCAACGGACGTTCCATCGACGGCGGGTGATGTGCTCAACACCTCATCCAACGTTGGGCGCATAGGGATTGGTGGCGTCGAGGTCACCGGCCCGAATTTCGTCATGTCGGCAACGATCGAGATTAACAACAACCTTCGGGCTCAGAACGCTATCGGGTCAATCGGCGCGGTTGGCATCGGCAACGGGGAATGCTCGGTGACCGGCACGCAGGAGCTCTATTTCGGCGACAAGTCGATTTACGAGGCTGTTCTCGGCAATACGCCGTCGAACTTCAGCATTCTGTTCGGCCGTGAGGACGGGACGCGTTCCTCGATCCTGATCGACCTGCCTTACACGAAGTATTCCTCCGGCGCTCCGGGCGTCAGCGGCAAGAATGCCGACGTGATGCTGTCAGCCAACTTCCAGGCCATCCGTCACCCGACGCTTGGCTACACCATGGCCGTCCAGCGCTTCCACTATCTGCCGGCATAA
- a CDS encoding tape measure protein yields the protein MDLASAKVVRLVETRYTSEGAEKAIGDAQRLDASQGKVGRSAEAVAVSTDKSTKSVLSADDAYKKLLASVDKQFRAQSQLAAGQAKLDRAMQQGVIEAREHARVMDLLRQRYTVLNVANDNYSGAVGGLGTSLAGLAARLGVAGAAFAAVATATAAAFAVISPGKVIEVTREFETLQASLRTVTGSADNAKAAFASINEFAVQTPFSVQQVTEAFIRLKSLGLDAGAEALTSYGNTASAMGKPVMQMIEAVADAVTGEFERLKEFGIRASKDGEQVAFTFQGVTTTVKKSADDIAKYLQGIGNAQFAGAMAEQMKTLEGSFSNLEDMVQAFQRRIGEGDFSQSIKDLNSAISDLLGNNMDVAETIGGAFAAVTKELIPLVDGVQVVINAFRDLASWGQVIDENLNLSGIAQQFADMQQASADAGASVREWLVDAFAAILPVAVGTVQAIVAAFDTMHGAMQALGARIKNAFLSIMEDMINGVIDRINALTGSLAAIGVQIGQIGKVSFGKFEVDAAASFSNIGTAAREAYEKGAAGATELANTISQRQQELKGESILKGMAANVASTSGALPGLTKNMNAAAGAANNLGAATKKAAGGAKEAASAYENLVQRTRDRIEELELERRYVGQTTDAVIKLKLAHDLERAAKKSGIEVTAEMRREWSSLGDDLAGATRRLDDAREAMRDLQESQRYTGDLFADFITDMKDGAGSLSDAFKNLGDVFFNSGLQALLTGEGPLGGVLGLSATEKGQQGGLLGLLAGNDVKLFRETISKGVEDGFTKPLKTMAQGGYGPDMQSTGMFGIDGKALMGGITALASLGAAYGGGMSAGSPMMGAATGALSGGIGALSLAAIPALSAIPMIGPILAIGGALLGGGLGFLGGSQSQKQRKEELQRQAEENYQAAKPQVAQLGQLFRGDELGNIQQQIQAGIDKLNELGPVLVNAGHVDELIALQNDYNTFVNRMKDEFRADFTGTIDELRAGLGAQGPFKQASDAVKQFGDSAKSFVADTATAFGEGAWQIQNARDASIDYALSMLDQAKTLTEVQQSIQSINGTAAGLSKVLQDLGMSAEDAANAINQRVGAAMDRLRSAFTEGLERRLNEASDMGYLNEMADQIAQYRNDLADAAALGLDGALAARVFAAEAQQIVNGAELAGDAFNALVQQFPELAGVVKEFSQALADMGNDLAAIAQRQQSYYDRIFNAANDNSTLEGALKAFDRNAQREREAEMKAGGQAITDLELALAAERVKIVNDFAAKAKAAEQQAAEQAARAAQQKVDEAQRAVDDARSDLQRAYEQQASTINATISRLEAFTSSIRKLRADLRFDDSLSPYNDRQQQQEAQATFQELAAKAMAGDQTAMDQLADAARRYLEESKAYYGFNEVYARIFEEVQSTLEAVGSKSQSELDIARAQLSALDAQVSGLLTVNDSVLTVAAGIEKLNAAVAALAAAQAAQIGNGTGTPDQRTAYVTSLYQKYFGRQPDQAGLDFWVKSDLSTSQLDQAFADAKAAGAMRLGGIVGAYARGGLVGNGIWDMDSVIARYAGGGNIALAGGEHVTRAPSVNPATYPVLDYINRTGRAPANDDSAKEEIRALRALVEQLIGVSVQGHKAVAQAVVENTSAVKEDTRKASTAQIARRTGTNG from the coding sequence ATGGATTTGGCTAGCGCGAAAGTCGTCCGGCTCGTCGAGACACGCTACACTTCAGAAGGTGCCGAGAAGGCGATTGGCGACGCTCAACGGCTCGACGCGAGCCAAGGGAAGGTTGGCCGCTCCGCTGAAGCCGTGGCGGTGTCGACTGACAAGAGCACGAAGTCTGTTCTCAGCGCTGATGACGCGTACAAGAAGCTCTTGGCCTCGGTGGACAAGCAGTTCCGCGCCCAGTCGCAACTAGCGGCAGGCCAGGCGAAGCTCGATCGTGCCATGCAGCAAGGCGTGATTGAGGCCCGCGAGCATGCGCGGGTGATGGATCTCCTCCGGCAGCGCTACACCGTCCTCAATGTGGCAAACGACAACTATTCGGGCGCTGTCGGCGGGCTCGGCACCTCACTTGCTGGCCTCGCGGCCCGGCTCGGTGTCGCTGGAGCGGCGTTCGCTGCCGTTGCCACCGCAACAGCTGCTGCCTTTGCGGTCATCTCTCCTGGCAAGGTCATCGAGGTCACAAGGGAATTCGAGACGCTACAAGCCTCGCTGCGCACGGTCACCGGTTCCGCTGACAATGCCAAGGCCGCTTTCGCCTCGATCAACGAATTCGCTGTCCAGACGCCGTTCAGCGTCCAGCAGGTTACGGAAGCCTTCATCCGCTTAAAGTCCCTTGGCCTCGATGCCGGAGCGGAGGCGCTGACCTCGTACGGCAACACCGCGTCTGCCATGGGCAAGCCGGTCATGCAGATGATCGAGGCAGTGGCTGATGCCGTCACTGGCGAATTCGAGCGTCTGAAAGAATTCGGCATTCGCGCCAGCAAGGATGGCGAGCAGGTCGCTTTCACCTTCCAGGGTGTCACCACGACGGTGAAGAAAAGCGCCGACGACATCGCCAAGTATCTGCAAGGCATCGGCAACGCTCAGTTCGCTGGCGCCATGGCCGAGCAGATGAAGACCCTTGAGGGCTCGTTCTCCAATCTGGAGGACATGGTCCAGGCCTTCCAGCGTCGCATCGGCGAAGGCGACTTTTCCCAGTCGATCAAGGATCTGAACAGCGCAATCAGCGATCTGCTCGGCAACAACATGGATGTTGCGGAAACGATCGGCGGCGCCTTCGCGGCCGTCACGAAGGAACTCATCCCGCTCGTGGATGGTGTGCAAGTGGTGATCAACGCGTTTCGGGATCTCGCGTCCTGGGGTCAGGTAATCGACGAAAACCTGAACCTGTCGGGCATTGCTCAGCAGTTCGCCGATATGCAGCAAGCATCAGCCGATGCCGGCGCTTCGGTGCGGGAATGGCTGGTCGACGCCTTCGCCGCCATTCTGCCGGTGGCGGTGGGGACCGTGCAGGCGATCGTTGCGGCTTTCGATACGATGCACGGCGCCATGCAGGCGCTCGGCGCGCGGATCAAGAACGCCTTCCTGTCCATCATGGAAGACATGATCAACGGCGTCATCGACCGCATCAACGCCCTCACGGGCTCGCTTGCGGCGATCGGTGTCCAGATCGGACAGATCGGCAAGGTGAGCTTTGGTAAGTTTGAGGTGGACGCAGCTGCGTCCTTCTCGAATATCGGGACCGCGGCGCGGGAGGCCTATGAAAAGGGCGCGGCCGGAGCGACTGAACTCGCCAACACGATCTCCCAGCGCCAGCAGGAGCTGAAGGGCGAATCCATCCTGAAGGGCATGGCCGCCAATGTGGCCTCAACGTCTGGCGCCTTGCCCGGTCTGACGAAAAACATGAACGCAGCCGCTGGCGCCGCGAACAACCTAGGCGCAGCGACCAAAAAGGCAGCGGGCGGCGCAAAGGAAGCGGCGAGTGCTTATGAGAACTTAGTCCAGCGCACACGTGATCGCATCGAAGAGTTGGAACTTGAGCGCCGCTATGTGGGGCAGACCACCGACGCGGTGATCAAGCTGAAGCTGGCCCATGACCTTGAGCGAGCAGCGAAGAAGAGTGGCATCGAAGTTACCGCCGAAATGCGGCGCGAGTGGAGCTCACTCGGCGATGATCTGGCTGGCGCTACGCGTCGCTTGGATGACGCGCGTGAAGCAATGCGCGATTTGCAAGAATCCCAACGTTATACTGGCGATCTGTTCGCGGATTTTATCACGGACATGAAGGATGGCGCCGGGTCTCTATCAGACGCGTTCAAAAACTTGGGGGATGTGTTCTTTAACTCCGGTCTCCAAGCCCTCTTGACTGGAGAGGGGCCACTAGGCGGGGTGCTGGGGCTGTCTGCGACAGAGAAGGGACAGCAAGGTGGGCTTCTCGGGCTGCTTGCCGGAAACGACGTCAAGTTGTTCAGAGAGACGATCTCCAAGGGCGTCGAAGATGGGTTCACGAAGCCCCTTAAGACAATGGCACAGGGCGGTTACGGGCCTGACATGCAATCGACCGGCATGTTCGGGATCGATGGTAAAGCCCTTATGGGTGGCATTACGGCATTGGCGAGCCTGGGCGCCGCTTATGGCGGAGGGATGTCGGCGGGATCTCCGATGATGGGCGCGGCAACGGGCGCACTTTCCGGGGGCATTGGCGCCCTCTCATTGGCTGCCATTCCCGCATTGTCGGCGATCCCCATGATCGGGCCCATTCTCGCGATCGGCGGCGCGCTTCTGGGTGGCGGCCTCGGCTTTCTCGGTGGCTCACAGTCTCAGAAGCAGCGCAAGGAAGAGCTTCAGCGCCAGGCCGAGGAGAACTATCAGGCCGCCAAACCGCAGGTTGCTCAACTTGGACAGCTTTTCCGCGGTGACGAACTCGGCAACATCCAACAGCAGATCCAGGCCGGCATCGACAAGCTGAATGAGCTTGGCCCGGTGCTCGTCAATGCTGGTCACGTGGATGAGCTGATCGCCCTCCAGAACGACTACAACACCTTCGTCAATCGGATGAAGGACGAGTTCCGCGCCGACTTCACCGGCACCATCGACGAGCTGCGCGCCGGGCTCGGTGCTCAGGGGCCGTTCAAGCAGGCATCCGACGCCGTTAAACAGTTCGGGGATAGCGCCAAGTCCTTCGTTGCCGACACGGCGACCGCGTTCGGTGAAGGCGCCTGGCAGATCCAGAACGCGCGTGATGCCTCGATCGATTACGCCCTGTCGATGCTCGACCAGGCCAAGACGCTCACGGAAGTGCAGCAGTCCATCCAGTCGATCAACGGCACGGCCGCCGGCCTGTCGAAGGTGCTTCAGGATCTCGGTATGTCCGCCGAGGATGCCGCCAACGCCATCAACCAGCGTGTCGGCGCGGCCATGGATCGCCTTCGCTCTGCCTTCACCGAGGGGCTTGAGCGGCGCCTGAATGAGGCGAGCGATATGGGCTATCTCAACGAGATGGCCGATCAGATCGCGCAATACCGCAATGACTTGGCGGACGCGGCGGCGCTTGGGCTCGATGGCGCTCTTGCCGCACGGGTCTTCGCGGCCGAAGCCCAGCAGATCGTCAACGGCGCCGAACTCGCGGGCGATGCCTTCAACGCCCTCGTGCAGCAGTTCCCAGAATTGGCCGGCGTCGTGAAGGAGTTTTCGCAGGCGCTCGCCGACATGGGCAACGACCTCGCCGCCATCGCGCAGCGCCAGCAAAGCTATTACGATCGCATCTTCAACGCGGCCAACGACAACAGCACGCTGGAAGGCGCCCTGAAGGCCTTTGACCGCAATGCGCAGCGCGAGCGTGAAGCGGAGATGAAGGCCGGCGGACAGGCGATAACCGATCTGGAGCTTGCCCTTGCCGCTGAGCGTGTGAAGATCGTCAATGACTTCGCGGCCAAGGCGAAAGCGGCCGAGCAGCAGGCGGCCGAACAAGCGGCGCGGGCGGCACAGCAGAAGGTCGACGAAGCCCAGCGCGCCGTCGACGATGCGCGGTCGGATCTCCAGCGGGCCTATGAGCAGCAGGCGTCCACCATCAACGCGACGATCTCGCGGCTGGAGGCCTTCACCTCATCGATCCGCAAGCTGCGCGCCGACCTGCGCTTCGACGACAGCCTGTCGCCCTACAACGATCGCCAGCAGCAGCAGGAAGCCCAGGCCACCTTCCAGGAGCTGGCGGCGAAGGCGATGGCCGGCGATCAGACCGCGATGGACCAGCTCGCCGACGCGGCGCGCCGGTATCTCGAGGAATCGAAGGCCTATTACGGCTTCAATGAGGTCTATGCCCGGATCTTCGAGGAGGTGCAGTCGACCCTTGAGGCGGTCGGCAGCAAGTCGCAATCGGAACTCGACATCGCCCGCGCGCAGCTCTCCGCGCTCGATGCACAGGTCAGTGGGCTGCTTACGGTCAACGACAGCGTGCTGACGGTGGCGGCCGGCATCGAGAAGCTGAATGCGGCGGTTGCCGCCTTGGCCGCGGCGCAGGCCGCCCAGATCGGCAACGGCACGGGCACGCCGGACCAGCGCACGGCCTATGTCACCTCTCTCTATCAGAAATACTTCGGTCGCCAGCCCGACCAAGCCGGCCTTGATTTCTGGGTGAAGTCGGATCTGTCGACGTCGCAGCTCGACCAGGCTTTCGCCGATGCGAAGGCAGCCGGTGCCATGCGGCTCGGCGGCATCGTCGGGGCCTATGCCCGAGGCGGCCTTGTCGGCAACGGCATCTGGGACATGGACAGCGTCATCGCCCGCTATGCCGGCGGCGGCAACATTGCCCTGGCAGGCGGGGAGCATGTGACCCGTGCCCCTTCCGTCAACCCGGCGACCTATCCCGTGCTCGATTACATCAACCGTACCGGCCGCGCACCGGCCAATGACGACAGCGCCAAGGAGGAGATCCGGGCGCTCAGGGCGCTCGTCGAGCAGCTGATCGGCGTTTCGGTGCAAGGCCACAAGGCGGTTGCCCAGGCCGTCGTCGAGAACACCAGCGCCGTGAAGGAAGACACCCGCAAGGCTTCAACGGCGCAGATCGCGCGCCGAACCGGCACCAACGGATAG
- a CDS encoding HNH endonuclease signature motif containing protein has protein sequence MEIWKEVDFRGYKLLVSDTGQVHLPKKETPYTYIRLGRLTTKVAVFKERMLKPSITKMGYREVCFVHKRKTYKALVHRLVAMAFVDGYEPDLVVNHKDGNKLNNSPGNLEWVSKSQNSRHAWENNLIPLVGENNPGAKLTAKRVSYIKKLISMGIAPHSIAIIADVSPSLIYKIRDGERWAGVKADDAA, from the coding sequence ATGGAGATTTGGAAAGAAGTTGACTTTAGAGGATACAAGCTGCTCGTAAGCGATACTGGCCAGGTTCATCTACCGAAAAAAGAAACACCGTATACCTATATCCGCTTAGGGCGGCTAACCACTAAGGTGGCGGTGTTCAAAGAGAGGATGCTGAAGCCAAGCATAACCAAAATGGGCTATCGAGAGGTTTGCTTCGTTCACAAGAGAAAAACGTACAAGGCACTCGTCCATCGGCTAGTCGCGATGGCTTTCGTTGATGGTTATGAGCCGGATCTCGTTGTAAACCATAAAGACGGGAACAAGCTCAATAACTCACCTGGCAATTTGGAATGGGTGTCTAAGTCTCAAAATTCACGGCACGCCTGGGAGAATAATCTCATCCCCCTCGTAGGCGAGAATAATCCAGGAGCGAAACTCACCGCTAAGCGCGTTTCATACATCAAAAAACTTATATCTATGGGCATAGCCCCGCATTCGATTGCCATAATCGCCGATGTTTCTCCTAGCCTGATTTACAAAATTCGAGATGGGGAACGATGGGCCGGCGTTAAAGCGGACGACGCTGCCTAG
- a CDS encoding lysozyme, which yields MMTRLKKRSAVAAAAVALVGGFEGLRLNAYPDPATRGPPWTVCFGSTHGVRPGDRHTLDECKAMLTRDLEIYANGIEKCVKVPLPDTRYVALVSFAYNVGVGAACNSSVVRNINAGNPKAGCDALLKWNKAAGIVFPGLTKRRERERQWCLQGADL from the coding sequence GTGATGACGCGCTTGAAAAAGCGATCGGCAGTGGCTGCGGCTGCCGTCGCGCTTGTCGGTGGGTTTGAGGGTCTGCGCCTCAATGCTTACCCAGACCCAGCAACGAGGGGGCCGCCGTGGACTGTCTGTTTTGGGTCCACCCATGGGGTAAGGCCGGGAGATCGCCATACGCTCGACGAATGTAAGGCGATGCTTACTAGGGATCTTGAGATCTATGCCAACGGCATCGAAAAGTGTGTGAAGGTGCCGTTGCCCGATACGCGGTATGTGGCGCTCGTTTCCTTCGCCTACAACGTTGGCGTCGGCGCCGCCTGCAACTCATCCGTGGTGCGCAATATCAATGCCGGCAATCCGAAAGCCGGATGCGACGCGCTTCTTAAATGGAACAAAGCGGCGGGGATCGTCTTCCCAGGACTGACGAAACGGCGCGAGCGTGAGCGTCAATGGTGCTTGCAGGGGGCGGACCTGTGA
- a CDS encoding dATP/dGTP diphosphohydrolase domain-containing protein, whose translation MMDDTNPKDRAGSSRVDLSLFPAAGLIHGAHAMMDGAEKYDPYNWREKKVRARVYIAAAQRHLLDYLDGEDTADDSGAHHLGHAMACCAIILDAMETGNLLDDRPVSGRASAVLKRLEAVIRSKKNPPQHAERAKVR comes from the coding sequence ATGATGGACGACACGAACCCGAAAGACCGCGCCGGCTCGTCCAGGGTCGACCTGTCGCTGTTCCCCGCTGCCGGTTTGATCCATGGCGCGCACGCCATGATGGACGGCGCCGAGAAATATGACCCGTATAACTGGCGTGAGAAGAAGGTCAGGGCTCGGGTCTACATCGCGGCGGCACAGCGACACCTGCTCGATTATCTCGACGGTGAGGACACAGCCGATGACAGCGGCGCGCACCACCTCGGGCACGCCATGGCCTGCTGCGCGATCATCCTGGATGCGATGGAGACGGGCAATCTTTTGGATGACAGGCCTGTGTCCGGTCGGGCCTCGGCGGTCCTGAAGCGCCTGGAAGCAGTGATCCGATCAAAGAAAAACCCGCCCCAACATGCGGAACGGGCCAAAGTCAGATAG
- a CDS encoding helix-turn-helix transcriptional regulator, whose amino-acid sequence MTPTQSRAARALLEWSQSDLAKHANLSESTVRDFEKGRRVPSPNNLSAMVAALRKNGVVLIEDGAEAGIGGEGARFFQPSPGAVLRTELYVNRSLLEFETERLNQFRNLLAQGGLSKESMEFTRREEQTVQARIETISENVVQLERRLAELGLPTGLPQPTESPDFDFGIDEP is encoded by the coding sequence ATGACGCCTACCCAGTCCCGCGCTGCGCGAGCGCTGCTCGAATGGTCTCAGTCAGACTTGGCCAAGCACGCTAATCTGAGCGAAAGCACTGTCCGGGACTTTGAGAAGGGCCGACGCGTGCCGTCGCCGAATAACCTCTCTGCAATGGTGGCTGCCTTACGTAAGAATGGGGTCGTCCTTATCGAGGACGGGGCCGAGGCGGGTATCGGGGGAGAAGGCGCGCGATTCTTCCAGCCTTCGCCTGGAGCCGTTCTGCGCACAGAACTGTATGTGAACAGATCATTGCTAGAATTCGAAACCGAAAGACTAAATCAGTTCCGAAATCTCTTGGCTCAAGGCGGGCTATCCAAAGAATCAATGGAGTTCACGCGCCGTGAAGAACAGACCGTGCAGGCCAGAATTGAAACAATCTCGGAGAACGTAGTTCAGCTAGAGCGACGATTAGCAGAATTGGGATTGCCTACGGGGCTGCCGCAACCAACGGAATCGCCCGATTTTGATTTCGGCATTGATGAGCCATGA
- a CDS encoding phage regulatory protein/antirepressor Ant — translation MNDYTNSNFPESTKAQTLPPGLPAVQIDKGYGTDATMPSPEIATLTGKRHHHVMRDIKTMLEALDLPATNFGGYYIGENGKELPCFHLPRDLTMTLVTGYSIPLRKKVIDRLDEIEGALRNRPVLDFSDPKVLLGVLNHLQCQIEAKDVVIADQSQRLTKLDRIEGAVDNLVITDAAKVLKVKPKFLRTFLQENRWIYKRPKSRHWLAYQALMPKYLDHRDHTFKDDDGDVHFSTYAVVTPAGMVKLAAMLDEHFAEKGEVR, via the coding sequence ATGAACGACTATACAAATAGCAATTTTCCCGAATCGACGAAAGCACAGACTTTGCCGCCAGGCTTGCCGGCTGTGCAGATCGATAAAGGTTACGGCACCGACGCAACTATGCCGAGCCCCGAGATCGCGACACTCACAGGCAAACGCCATCACCATGTCATGCGCGACATCAAGACCATGCTTGAGGCACTGGATCTGCCAGCCACCAATTTTGGGGGCTACTATATCGGGGAGAACGGGAAGGAGCTCCCCTGCTTCCACCTCCCCCGCGATCTTACAATGACGCTGGTCACGGGCTACAGCATCCCGTTGCGCAAGAAGGTGATCGATCGGCTCGACGAAATCGAGGGAGCCCTTCGCAATCGCCCCGTGCTGGACTTCTCAGATCCGAAGGTGCTTCTCGGGGTGCTCAATCACCTTCAATGCCAGATCGAGGCAAAGGACGTTGTCATCGCCGATCAGAGCCAGCGGCTGACCAAGCTCGATCGGATCGAAGGTGCGGTCGACAATCTCGTGATCACCGACGCTGCGAAGGTCCTCAAGGTGAAGCCCAAGTTTCTCCGGACATTCCTGCAGGAAAACCGGTGGATCTATAAGCGTCCGAAGTCTCGGCACTGGCTGGCCTACCAAGCCCTCATGCCGAAGTACCTCGACCATCGCGATCATACGTTCAAGGACGACGACGGGGACGTGCACTTCTCCACGTATGCCGTCGTTACCCCAGCCGGCATGGTCAAGTTGGCGGCGATGCTCGACGAGCATTTCGCTGAGAAAGGTGAGGTGCGGTGA
- a CDS encoding L,D-transpeptidase, which produces MITDGGHPSAGKIDETASPGLRSGVLNRRSFLCGSAVGLGALGLGGCVTSDGSMSLAEAQKVYGPVPEEKFPIPAADVRKVDPKYYRRTVRYETKEAPGTIIVDPSNYYVYRIEEDGNATRYGANVGRDGFRWSGEAYVGRKGEWATWTPPKEMIKRQPEAAKYARGMPGGLDNPLGARTLYLYQNGAYTLYTIYASSDPESIGSGITSGCVGLLSQDMIHLYNRTPVKTKVVVLPA; this is translated from the coding sequence ATGATCACAGACGGTGGGCATCCCTCTGCTGGAAAGATCGACGAAACGGCCTCGCCTGGGCTTCGATCGGGGGTTCTCAACCGCCGGTCGTTTCTGTGCGGCTCGGCCGTGGGTCTCGGTGCGCTCGGGCTGGGCGGTTGCGTGACGTCCGACGGCAGCATGAGCCTCGCGGAGGCGCAGAAGGTCTACGGCCCCGTGCCTGAGGAGAAGTTCCCGATCCCGGCGGCGGATGTCAGGAAGGTCGACCCGAAATATTATCGCCGGACCGTTCGCTACGAGACCAAGGAAGCGCCCGGTACGATCATCGTCGATCCCAGCAACTATTACGTGTACCGCATCGAGGAAGACGGCAACGCAACCCGCTATGGGGCGAATGTCGGGCGCGACGGGTTCCGGTGGAGCGGTGAAGCTTATGTCGGGCGCAAAGGTGAATGGGCGACCTGGACGCCACCAAAGGAGATGATCAAGCGCCAGCCCGAGGCGGCCAAATACGCCCGCGGCATGCCCGGTGGCCTCGATAATCCGCTCGGCGCCCGTACTCTTTATCTTTATCAGAACGGCGCCTACACGCTTTACACGATCTACGCCTCCAGCGACCCCGAATCGATCGGCTCCGGCATCACGAGTGGCTGTGTAGGCCTCCTCAGCCAGGACATGATACACCTCTATAACCGCACACCGGTCAAGACCAAGGTGGTCGTCCTACCCGCTTAA